GCTGCTGGTCGGCGGCGACCCCGGCATCGGCAAGAGCACGCTGTTGCTCCAGGTCGCGTCGCGCCTCGCGGCGGCCGGGCGTCGCGTGCTGCTGGTGGCGGGTGAAGAGAGTGCCGAGCAGGTGCGACTGCGCGCCGAGCGACTCGGCGCGCTGCCGCAGAATCTGCTCATCCTGTGCGAGACCGATCTCGAACGCGTGCTCGAAGCGGCGGCGGCGCGCAAGCCCGACGTCATGGTGGTGGACTCGATCCAGACCATGGCGCGCAGCGATCTCGAGGGCGGACCCGGAAGCGTCACGCAAGTCCGCGAGTGCGGACTCGAACTCATGCACTTCGCAAAGGCGTCCGGCGCCGCGGTGTTCCTGGTCGGCCACGTGACGAAAGACGGCGGGGTCGCGGGACCACGCGTGCTGGAGCATCTGGTCGACGCGGTGCTCTATCTGGAAGGCGAGCGCTATCAGCAGTACCGCGTGCTGAGGGCCGCCAAGAATCGGTTCGGCTCGACCCACGAACTCGGCGTGTTCGAGATGGGCGACCGCGGACTGATCGAAGTCGACAACCCGAGTGCGGCCTTCCTGTCGGGAGGCGACCGCGAGGCACCCGGTGCGGCGGTGGTCGCGAGCCTCGAGGGTTCGCGCCCGCTGCTCGTCGAAGTGCAGGCGCTGGTCTCGACCTCGTTCTATGGCACCCCGCAACGGGTGACGAGCGGCTTCGATCCGCGCCGGCTCGCGGTGTTGCTCGCAGTTCTGGAGCGTCGCGTGGGGCTGCGACTCGGCCGCCACGACGTGTTCGTCTCGGTGACCGGCGGACTCAAGCTCGACGAGCCGGGCACCGATCTGGGCGTCGCACTCGCGGTTGCCTCGTCGTTTCGCAATCGACCGCTGCTCGCACGCACCTGTGCGATCGGCGAGGTCAGTCTGTCCGGCGAACTGCGCGCCGCGTCGCGACTCGAGCTGCGCGTGAGAGAGGCCGCACAACTCGGCTTTGCGCGCGTCGGGGCGCCGGCGGCGCAGGCCCGAGATCTCGACGTGCCCGGGATCGAGATCGTGCCGCTCGCGACCTTGCGAGAAGCGTGCGACCAGCTGCTCGGCGAGCGCGTGGAGTCGGCGGTTCCCGCCGCGGGCACCGGTGCGGTTCCCGCCGCGGGCGCCCGCGCAACCGTCGCCAGCACGCCGCCACGCGCGTCGCGTCGTGACCGCACATGAGCACGGTGGCGCTGCTGCTGTGCGCGGGGCGTGGCGAGCGCCTCGGCGCCGAAGTCGGCAAGGCGCTGGTGCCGCTCGCCTCGCGGCCACTCTTCACCTGGAGCCTCGAAGCGCTCGAGCACTGTCGCGCGATCGACGCGATCGTGGTGGTCGGTCCGGTCTCTCCGCTGCAGCACGCGCTTGCGGCGACCGGGCTCGCAATCCGCAAAGTC
This Candidatus Eisenbacteria bacterium DNA region includes the following protein-coding sequences:
- the radA gene encoding DNA repair protein RadA, translating into MKKKAVKAARSHFFCTQCGNEESRWFGHCASCGAWNSAAEAPAAGSPSAGTVHRSSTAAARARWQPGETATAVPRPLADVEVSDVPRFPTGMRELDRVLGGGIVPGSLLLVGGDPGIGKSTLLLQVASRLAAAGRRVLLVAGEESAEQVRLRAERLGALPQNLLILCETDLERVLEAAAARKPDVMVVDSIQTMARSDLEGGPGSVTQVRECGLELMHFAKASGAAVFLVGHVTKDGGVAGPRVLEHLVDAVLYLEGERYQQYRVLRAAKNRFGSTHELGVFEMGDRGLIEVDNPSAAFLSGGDREAPGAAVVASLEGSRPLLVEVQALVSTSFYGTPQRVTSGFDPRRLAVLLAVLERRVGLRLGRHDVFVSVTGGLKLDEPGTDLGVALAVASSFRNRPLLARTCAIGEVSLSGELRAASRLELRVREAAQLGFARVGAPAAQARDLDVPGIEIVPLATLREACDQLLGERVESAVPAAGTGAVPAAGARATVASTPPRASRRDRT